The following is a genomic window from Puntigrus tetrazona isolate hp1 chromosome 20, ASM1883169v1, whole genome shotgun sequence.
AGGAGGGAAAAAAACGCtgaactataaaaataaaaaaaaaaattgaatgggCCTGAATACAATGTCTTATCTATTTTTGAACTggcatgtcatttttttaaaaatgcagcaaaCGTAGtgctaatgctaaaaaaaatattgtttgggaAACAAGGCAACATGTATctgcagttttttaaaaacgGTCACTGATTGATATTCAACAAATAGGGtgctgttttattataattatcatattttatattatatattattatatatcttttttattttattattttgacacGTATAGTAACTGGGACATTGCTTGcagaaatttgtatttaatgtgcTACAAAATCAGCGTTTggtggcattttaaaaacacagtgaaCATGGCGTgttcacaaaaaatatgacaGACAAGGCAACATCGTGCAtagacaaatattttaaaaatcagatCACTGATAGATATTtatctaatttattattataaaatattttattttattattttattttaacataacaTATTGACTATAGTAACTGGGACATTGCTCACAGCAGGCTGTTTCCTGACAGTAATTAACTTGATATGCATTTGTTACAAAACCAGGATTTTGATGGCTGTAGCTGCAGTGCTTTCAAAGACATGAATTTAGAGAAACACAGAAGGTTTTGTGCTGAAAGTCTCACACGCTAAAGCACGGCACATAGCCAGTATGCCAAAATCCTTGAGACATTGTGTCTCTAAATTTATCAcatttaaagcagcaaaaccaaaaaaatatgaaagggAAAGCATAGATTTGAACTAGATAGACCAGTGGTCTTCTAATGGACTGATTTTTAACCTCTAAAGCTTGATCCAAAGCCTTTTAAGAACCTGAATGTTAGCTACGTCAGTAGCTATGTTTTTTCGATCTAAAGATTCAAATTAAACTTGTGCGCAAAACtggaatattgcataaaacatatgcaaataaagcaCCGTTTCAATCCGATcagtcaaagagaacaaaaacttCACTTCCTGGTAAACTGTGGCACTAAATGTCAATATGAATGTAGGAGAAAGcactgaatataataattttcatatacGATATAGGCAAATTATCCTGCTTGCGCCTAATAGCAAGCtgacaaaatttaaaaagtggATGCCACTCTTTGTGAACGCAGTCGTTTAAGATAGTTATTATACAGAAATTCTTAAATAACATATAGTTGCTGTGTTATCCCGTCACATGACTTTTTCAATACGCATGAaggaatttattttgtaaatgtttattctgtTTCCATCAtagtttatgcacattttttctaATCAGATAAAAATTATTCGACTCAAATGCACACCAATGGTTTTTATGTGCGTTTTTTGGTTATTGGTTAGTTTCCAGTTATGTTCCCAGTTTATCcccttttaatgttttttccccctcttgcAGGTCACCCGACCACACCCAAGTGACCATCCACTCTTGTTTCTTTTCATGGTGGGCGGAGTCACACCATCAGAGCTCCGCCTCATTCGTGAAGTTGTCTCCGCCCATAAGTCTGGCACTCAGGTGGGACGTTCTTGACTAATTCTTTACCTATACACTATCGTTTAAAAAAGTGGGATGCATTAAACGCTGTGAAAAATGagagtaaaaaaatctaatgctacaaaacatttctatttaaactaaattaaagtatctctctttctccttttgtTGTCCTCTGTGGCCCTCTGCTCTCTTCTGTATCATTTACTCAGACGTGATAGGAGTGTGTGTGCAAACCTGCACTTGTGTTTGCGAATGAATAGAGATGTAACTGGGTCAAGTCAGAATAAAAGGAGTTTTGTTGATCAAAGTTTCATGCcatgaataaatcaaacatAATGAAAGCAGAGAGTGGACCCTTATAGAATAGAAAGCCCACACATGGCTTGACCTAAACCCACAGCTGCGGTAGTgtgtgacagacacacactgatGGGAATTTAGGGTGTCTTGTACTAAATGAAGGTGCACCGTACTTGACTAACAAGACGGCCAGCGGAGAGACGTAGAGAGATGTAGTGAAGGGCTCAGTAAAGCCCTTTTGAAGTGATTTTCTAAATGAAGTTCTCAGAAGAGCTAAATGATCTTCATCTTTCCATCAGAATACAAAGCATGTAGTCACCTCAGCTCATGCGTCAGCAGGTGCAGTAATACTGTGCCCTATTCATCTTGAAGATCTGGCAAAAAACATACAAGCTAATGATCCTGACGAGCCAGACTTGTGGCTGTTGCATCTAGTCTGCTCCACTTTGCAGCTCGTTATGTCTCAGATTGACCCACGCAAATATGTACAACAACCAACTTCtccttaaagggttagttcaccaaaaatactAATTCTATCATTAATTAGTCGCCCTTATGTCGCTCCaaacatcacaggaataaactacattttaaatttatattaaacaaaaatgtacttttaataaGCTGTTACTTTTAAGTACTGTTTTCGCTTATAGCAGTTTCTACGTTATTAACAGTTCCTGCCTGTTTACCTGatctctgtgttgtttttttaccctTTATTGTTACTGCAGGGCTGCTAAACCATCACACATAAATAGAGGgggatcaatcaatcaatcaatgccTATGGAgggtccccataaaccacaaaaaacaacgtgtatgtgtgtgtgcgtgtgaactGTCTAATCTATTTCTTTTGTCTATTCTCAGGTAGTCGTGATGTCCACTAGGTTGCTGAGACCTTCCGATGTCCCTCACTTACTTTTCAGCACTGACAGGCTCAAACCTGACATCGGAGTGTGAAgggcctgaacacacacacacatttcagttcTAATCGACATATTTTGCCTTTCGTGTCTATCTTAGAGGCAcccaataacaaaaaaagtaatgcatattttaagaaagGTTTAAGAAATATACAGAACATGCTTCTGTTCCTTAAAAATACCATACGGCCCATTCCAAGTCTTTCACATTTTGTTGAATATGACCAGATGACCAGTCTTAGCGTTTTCTTTTGAGGTCCCTCCATTttgtctctttaaataaaatctttatggTTGAGCTTGTGCTCATGTGTGCAGAAATTGCTGTTTGTTTGCGCAGAGTGTACATTTCTGCAGTCGCTTTTCACTGCCTTTTTCGTGCTTTTGGCAAATACGGCACATTCTGCAGTTCAGTTCTTACAATCAGCCATGTGTTGATTCTCACAGGAGCTTCCCTCTTCATCCTTCACTTTCTTCAGTGCTGCTGGAGAAGTGACAGATGGGAAGAGGGCAGAGGTCAGGAAGGGTGGTGACATCCTTTAGAGCAGCTCTTTCTGTCCTGCCTTCACTTTCTCTCACACGCACATTTACCTAGCCATCTAGAAAGAGACGtactatattgtttttattaaaaacaaagcttaaaaataaaacaaaaactttttatcaGAGGTAAATCTAACCTTAACTTTTAGAAAGATGTTTCAAAAGAGACTTTTTGTTCCTATACTTTATAGTTAAGTAAGCACACACTGTAAgcttcatgtttttatatgcatatcTCTTACTCATATGAGAATTGAGTTTGTTTCACATTTGCCACAAACTATTACTCCAGAAGGTGTCTGACAAAGGTGCTAAAACACCTGAAATCAGTTATGGTTCTCTAAATTAATGGGCTTTTTCACCTTAATCCTTACATACGTGGGTTTGActtgttaaatgtttatttagggTGTTGGTAGTTTTACTGACTGTTTACCACATGTGAAACAtcagcattaaaatatataataaagcatAAACTAAGAATGCTTGTTTTACATAAACTACTAagattttttcagtgtttttagaaaataagtctcttatgctcaagtATGTATTGATCTcttatttgatccaaaaaagGGAATtcctattaaaaatatatatgtgtataaatatatatacaattaattcttttaaagctgatttttcagcatcaatgctgttacatgatccttcaaaattttatatgcattttaaaatttagtaATCCGTTTAGAcatatgtttttactgtcacttttaatatttttagcatattttgctgagatttttttttttttactttagtatGGTAATTGGTAATGTACATACTGCAATAAATGGTGGTTACATTTTAAACCGTATCATAGAGCTGATCTCTCGTGAACATTTACAGGTCGGTTTAAACAGAATGAATGAGTGTGCTTAAACATTCAGAcgcaaaatgtttttgtaaaaaaacccTTTATTTCCAATCACaatgaaataacataaataaataactctgAGCTTCAGCCCTTTGGCTTTATTAAAGTGCATTTACACAAGAAAAATCTCTTCTACTCCATTATAGAAAAGTGGCACAAAGCACAGTTACACAAAACCAGGAGAATCATTCTGGCCTTGTACACGAGAGTAGGACTGTAAAAGatacactctctccctctctctttataCGCTTAACTTGAGTGCCTTGTCCTTTAACAATGCCTGCATTCAGACCGTAAAAGCCTTGACCAAAAGAAGGAACAAAaaactcactctctctcccaTGCCTTTCATAAAAGCAATTCTTAAAATAGTCTGTTTTTCATGCCTTCACCGTCTCTGTTGTCAGTAGAACTTGTCTTAAAATTTCACAGGTAAGGCAGAGTGTTAATACTAGTGTTTTAGTGTGTTCGGTTCAGTCATTCTGTCTTTGCACCGTCCCTCTGCGAGGAACTACCACCGCGTCTCTCAGAATCCTGCCGTGTCCACATGGATATAAGTGAAAGCAAGTGTCCACCAGCGCTGGTGAAAATGTAAGACTTCACCggactctgtctgtttgtttttcagcgACCATGACGCAATCAGAGGTCTAGCTTCAGGGGCCTCTGTTTGGAACCGGTCTGCTGATCATCAACGGATCTCAGGAACGTCCAAGGAGCGAGACCTACACATTCAGAGAGATCTTCTCCTCTCCTCAGAGCTTCCTCTCTCTTAATCctgcgctttttttttctctcctgctGGTATCTCGAACCCTCTTCACACTGAAGTGACGGTCCGAACCTTGGCGGACAGCACCTGCTTGAAGCGCCTCTTCAGGTCCTGCATGTTGGGGGATTTGGGCCGGGGGATGAGGGGAGATCTTTTCTTCTCTGTTCCAGATGAAGCTGCGTTGACGGGGACCTGAGGCTGCTGCTTGGCCAGATCTACGCACAGTCTGTGGAAGGCACCGTGGACCTGGCTGTAGTCCTCGCTGGCGGACACCTCGTAGAAGGAGCAGCCCAGCGCTGAAGCCAACAGGGGACCTTCTTGAGCATCTACATGCCTTACGTGGAGGAGATCGGCTTTATTAGCCACCAGGATGATTGGCCTATCCGTATGGGTGCGGGTAACCAGCTGGTGCAGCTGGCCAATGAGATCAAAGCTTCGGCAGTCGGTAACAGAATAGACCATAACTACAGCATCTGCCCACTGAATGGAGCGAGATACCTGGTCAGTGCAGCTCAATCCATTAGCGTTCacctaaaaggaaaaaaaaaaacatttgtcagtTATGCAACACGTTTTAGGTTAGTCTAAAAGTTTTCTTATATCACTGAATAGAGTGAGCTCTGTGGGTGATAAAGTGTATAGCAAAGCTGACACATAAGAAGCTGGAGGAGTATAATTTGCTATTGGCCTCAACTGTCGTTTCACAAAATCGGGAGATTTAGCAGGCTAGACTTACAGAGCCTTTCACCCTAGTCCGAAAAGAAAAGGCATTTTGTGGTTTTGGACGACTGCCTGCTTTGGGAAATGAGCCTTGCATGCCAAACTTGGCACTAAAATATCTGACTAAAGACATCTTGAAAGAAGTGGCctgtaattgaattaaaagcCATTCTCTAATTTTGAAAGCAGAGGGATAATTTAGAAGGGCTGGTCTACTGTAGCTGTTCCGAACTGCTTATTCATATCCCTAAACCCGCTGAGCACTGCTGAAGCAGCAAAACCTCACAACCGCTGCTACAAATATCCCACAGCGTTGAGGCGAATCGTTCTTTGGAGTCGGATCTTTTTAACGAACCGGTTCACAAAACCGATCCAACGAATCGTTTGAGCTAAGCGTGAATTGGTTTAAtcgtacagtaaaaacagttggttttaatatatatatatatatatatatatatatatatatatatatatatatatatatatatatatatatatatataatttttttttcaaatatttagcGTCGCTCGTTCAGCGTTTAAACTTGTCAATCAAACGGGGATCTGTGAAATTACAATAAACGTCTTCATCAGTAGCACTTTCAAGGGTATAACGTAACACtaaatggtcattttttttgcaaatgccATGCGTAAGAAACCACGCGCgtaagaaaatcattttaaaccgTTCGAAGGAACCGTTTCGCTGAATCAATTCGGTCTTTCCTCAAGCCGCAGTGGCCCCCATATAGGAGTGCAACAGCAAGCCTCCCGCTGACAAATTAACCCCAAGTGTTAAACACAAACCCggagaaacacaaaagaagcgCTAAAAGACAAAGGCGAAGGTATGCGCGCTTTCTACACTTCTCACCCGTGAAGAAGCAGCAGCGTGGGAAAGATGCCCTGTATGTAACAGTAACAAATGTGACACATAATCGCATAAAGAACGACTGTTTTCGCGCATACTTACTTCAAGAACTCCAGGTGTGTCTTGAACTTGAATGGCCACTTGTTCTCCCTCTATCTGCACTTCTCTGTTGTACAGGTTGCCTGTAATGAAACGATTCGGTTTAACATAGTTGACAACACCACTGAGTTTTCTAAACGATGCTTAGCCCAACTAAAATGAGTCGTCTTGAAAAGATGGGGAGGAAACTTACCGACGTTTCTCTCGTAGTCACCAATAAACCGCTTAGTGAGGAAACGAACCACCAACGCTGCACAGGAATAAACAAGAAACGGTTAtgagcatatatatatgattgtgtCATAACGTACTAATCTACAAGACATtcgtttttgtaaaattatactaTTAGCTGTAATATAAGTTAACTGGTGCACAAACGTACCGGTTTTGCCCACTCCACTGCCGCCGATGACTGCGATTTTAATGACCCGGCTGGACGGGCACTCGGCGCTGGGGTACTCCGCAATGGTGGACATGTTCTGGATCAGACGCATTTTGGCGAAAACAACGATACGATCCAACGCCTACAACGGAAAATGAGGACAAAATATCCACAGACGCCGTAAAAGTACTGTCAGAATCGCGTACACGCAGATGCTGTCTTTCAGAGATAAGGTCGGAGAATATCTCCAATATTCCTCTTAGTTACTAACACCAAGACTGTACTTGGTTTACTGAGCAGAAACCGGAGCTCGGGTTTATTTATACAGCCACAGAGGCGCTcggctctgattggctgctgcagACAACGGTCGCATTGCCTCGCCCCGCCCACCGCTTCACGTGTACGCGCGAGCTGTTTATAAccgaataaaaagaaagaaagacaggtGGGTTCACCCGAGTGAAATGACTGGGGCTGCAGGAAGAGCTTCCCTTACAGTCGGTGAGGAAAATGAGACGTTGTTTTAGCCGGCTAGaatgtaaaaatcatttcaAGCGGTGGTTTTGAATGGGGCTTGGTGCTGGGATTGCTGATATCGGTTGTAAATGAGTGACTTCAAACGCGTGTGGCGAGAATGTTATCTAGTCTAAATGATCTCTAAGCGCTTAATGTGTCACTTGCAAAGCGTTTTTTCTCCTTAGCTCTGGCAATGAGAAAAAGGCATTGATCAGAATCCCCACAGAGTCGCCTCAGgacctgtaaataaataaataaattactctctctctctctctctctctctctctctctctctctctctctctctgattttGCTTTTCAGAAGGAAGCATATTTGGTAAATGCAGACATGTAATATTAAGCAGCGAcaggaaaccaaaaaaaagcaataatataagtaatataaaagaaatcaaacatTCATAGGACATTAGCATTAAATATGCAGAGGCTAATGTGCAACATATGatttatgcataaatgttttttttctgcgaACGGTGAGCACGTAATATTGTCTGAACGTTTTTCTATCTtacgtattttattttcaatactGCACTACAACTCACACGGTAATGCAGTGCTTATTGTATTTTGCTGGTTCTGTTATgctttcagggttttttttttctaaatatgtgtATTCTGCACAATGGCATATTTCTATGACGAATCAGAGATCATTGTGCTCGCTCGCTGTATATAGGCTAGCCATTAAGCTGTACAATTCAAAATGTTTGACACATTCACCCAGTGTTTACTCAGTTGCGAGACTCAGTGTACAGCCAAGGTATCTGTGACTGCTTAGTCAGAGGAGTGTTTTCTGTCTTCATCCAGTGCCTCAGCCAGAGAACAGACACTCACCTCTCACACGTGTTTAACGGCCCTGTTCTCTTGAAACCCTTAAGACAATTAGTACTTCTGAGCAAGGGCTTCCCTCGGGAATCTCaaactcatttttgaagtaGCGATTTTCGATTTATGAGGCCTGTAGTTACTCACTGATTTAAGAGACTTTCacgttttgtttacaaaataaatcacgCACAGTCATGCCTCAAATGTGAGTTTAGTTACGTAAGAActacaaatacaacaaaactgtattttacaacCACATTTGAAATCCCAGAGGGAACCCATGTACCCCTTCCAGATTTGCCTACGAATTGACGTCAGGGCCGAACATCTCTATTTAGTGTTCGGCTGATGGCCCACACTGAATGAAGAGTTCACGTTAGCCACGTGATTTTCTTATTTCCGTGGAccacaaaaatgcattcaatgtTGTTTCAACTGTTCGACTTTATGGACCGACTTTCTTTGCCCGGACATAAAGCaccaatgcatatttttttgtagcacgcacagaaaaatgtaataaaaaacaattgtttctttctcctatgtgtgtgtgttccacagAACGGTgcttttaggttaggttacaaATTGCTTGTTTATAGCATGTTTTAAAGTGCTTGAGCATCATGTTGGAGTGTGTTTGGGTGTGCTTTGGTCTCCTCAGCATGTTCTGGCTTGTCTCGGTCCCTCAATAGTAGTCAGGGGGAGTGTATGTCATTGGGGGATGCTTACTGACGTCTCAAAGAAGCCACTGCCCCTGCCCCCTACACCCTACAGAACTCTGAAGCCAATCTAAGCACTGCATACTGTACTCACAGACAGTTATTACTATagcatgtgcatgtgtttgtatttgcgTGCTGTGCGCATTAATCGTTCATGTCAGACTCCGTGAGAGTAATTAACACATTGCATAAGTGCTTTTGTCTCTGAAGCCTTCATCTTGTTTGATCTTCATGTTTAGCGTCATTGGGCTGTAGTGTTTGGAGGGTTTCGTCTAATCAGGTTTAGAAGATCAAAGTGTAACCTTGTTTTTGAACATGCATTTATCTGTCccataatgaatattttttgtctcttaCCGACTAAATCCCCTtgactgtttttgtgtatattgttAAAAGAGGAAAGCTGGTTTAAAAACCTAGTTTGcctaaaaaaatgataattttgccattgtggggttttttttgttaattaaaactaaactattaaaagtcaTGTTCagtatttgaaataaacacGACAGAGATTTAATTGAACGAACAGAAACTACATTTCTAAAactaatattgaaaatattaaaaaagcgtaaaaatataaacactataATAGTATAAACACAATGCTAAAATAGCACAATCTCAAGCCTCTTTCTTCTGAAGAATTTATAAGACGACCCTCTGGAGAAAGCTTGTGCTGCTTTTTGCTTACTTCGCTTAGATTGCAACAAGCTCCAGAAATGGGGTACCACCGCCATAAGCATCATGAAAGTGGTTCATAATCATTTACTATTTTCCCAAGTCATCTGAAGTCATACATGGTTGTTTTTCACCTTCATCTCACAGTTGCGGTCGCCATTCACTTTCGCCGCGTGAAAAGAACAACATGAACATCTGCCATAAATAACTCTGTCTGTTGCGCGACAGAAAGTCGGTCGTACGGGTTCAGAAGGACGTGAGggtgaggaaatgatgacagaattaacaTCTTCTAAGGCTTGTTTTGCTTCTGATAGCGTTCTGGAAACCCGCCATCCGTCTTTCGTCCACGCTCGTGAGTTAGTCTGTGCAGGTATGCTGGCGGCGGGGCCCTGCGTGATTATGAGCTGCTATGAATATATGATAAGAGGAATGATGACAGGAGGCCTTTGCTGAAATGTGAAACTGATGGTGCTGATTCGTGTTCGACGGGTCTTTGCAAGCTATGGTCCGTTAACACGCTAACATGCACAGATACGCACCTTTCACAGCCTCTCTTCACCACATCAGAGCCACCTAAATGAAGCCGTCCGGTATCTGTTTAATTGACATGAAAGAAAACTTGTGAAATGTATTCGTTTTGATCATATGATAACATTAGTATCACTTTGCCAGAAACTGATTGGATATTTCTGTGTTTCAAATGTtgatataatgatattttgGCCTCCTTGTCCGCATAACCAGGTCCTGAGAAAAGGGAAGATACAGTTTAAGGAAAGAAGAGACGGATGGTATTTGGAGCTGGATGAATAAGGAAGAGGTatgcagaaaaaatatatattgttattattattattattattataggatGCTGAGGAGATAGTTTGAAGGcgcaccaaggctgcatttgatttgattaaaaatgcagtaaaacagttattatattattacaatttaaaataacagtttttttagaaatgttttacaatgtaattaattcctgtgaCGACAAAACAAAATTTTCTGTTCGAAAAATTCTACAATTTCATTACTCTAgtgttcagtgtcacgtgatcattCAGCAATCACTCTAATAGTCTGATTTCCTtcacaataaacatttcttatgatTATCAATACTGAAAATagatgtgctgcttaatatttttgtgcatttattcagggttctctgatgaatagaaagtttaaaatcagca
Proteins encoded in this region:
- the rasl11b gene encoding ras-like protein family member 11B, which gives rise to MRLIQNMSTIAEYPSAECPSSRVIKIAVIGGSGVGKTALVVRFLTKRFIGDYERNVGNLYNREVQIEGEQVAIQVQDTPGVLEVNANGLSCTDQVSRSIQWADAVVMVYSVTDCRSFDLIGQLHQLVTRTHTDRPIILVANKADLLHVRHVDAQEGPLLASALGCSFYEVSASEDYSQVHGAFHRLCVDLAKQQPQVPVNAASSGTEKKRSPLIPRPKSPNMQDLKRRFKQVLSAKVRTVTSV